A window of Malania oleifera isolate guangnan ecotype guangnan chromosome 2, ASM2987363v1, whole genome shotgun sequence genomic DNA:
ttttcttcctttctttcttgcCCCTTTTCTGGTTTTCTTGAATTGCTGACACCCACAACAACACTCTCTCTTTGCCCAAAGAGAGCAAAATGCTTTACCATTTCCTGTTTTGTGAGTGCTTTGCTGCATTTTGACCACTGATTTTATAGGTGGGAGAGCTTGCGAAGTCATTCCTCTGGGATCCCTTCTTACCTGTGAACTTAGATGACACACTCTTTCATGTACTCCTGCTTCTCTCAAAGCACCGGCTAAAAGTCGTGCCTGTCATCGAGCAATCCGATTCTCAGGTCATAGGTTTCGTTACACAGGTACTTTTATCAGGTTCGAGTTTGAATTGTTCCTCATTTGATTTGCATTATTCAGATCATGGGATTCTATTTCATTTCCCTATCATGAAGACAACTAATCTTTATGAATGATAAAGCAAGCCTTTCCACAAACCCCAAACATAATTTTCATCCCCCCATGGCTAAAATTTAGTGAAACAGTAATCAGCATAgttaaatttcttaatttttttcttagCTTTGGAATGGCAACCATTGCCTTGGTGTAGAATGCAGTGATCCAGTTGCTGCTTCAATCTAGCGGACTGGAGTGGTTCGACAACATTGCAAACAAGGCTCTAACAGAGTTCCGGTACGTTACCCAAAACATTTGCTCCCCATTTGGAACTCAAAAAACAtaagggaaaagaaaggaaaatatgaagaaatTCACTTTTTCTTGTCTAGTTGTCAGGGAAAACCAGAAATAACTTTTGATTTTTCTAAAGTTCTAATCAGAGTTCAACAAATTTTGGTTCCTAGTATTTGATATAGAAATAAGATACAAAGGATAgcttttcttcttattttatttttctttccttcgACCCAAATGGAGCCTTATGGTGAATATTTTGAATGTTTCTCATTTTGGCTGACTGACCCATCTGCTCAAAATGCTCCTTCTTCCCGTTGTACTTTCGGCGTAGGCTTGAAAATGAAGACCGTGTTCCTCAGGCATTTGAAGACCAAAGCATAGCAGAGGCATTGCACATCCTATGGGAAAGCCAAATCAGTGCCGTTGCAGTTGTAAACCGAGAAACAAATCGGCTCACTGGTTGTGTGAGGAGCAGCGATGTCCATCTTCTTTTGGACAACGGCCATCTCTTTCATAACAGAAAGTAAAGACCATCCCTTCTCAATAAGCCACTTTTTTCCCTCTCAAACTTGAATTTTATTaatcctatgtttggagaggtcttgaatttggatttatattgGATTTGCAAAagaaatgtaatataaaattgtattcaaatttattcaaatttactcaaatccaaattcaaggtccAAAAATTCATATTCCAAAATGCAGCATAAGGAAGCTCTTGGTGAAAAATTTAGACTACTTCTCTGCGGTTTATGCATTAGTTTCTTGATAGAACCATGAGACAACAGAGAAAATACAGGACTTCCCTTTACTAGAAAGAACGATTAAAAGCATACTTTTGCAAAATCACAGGAGCATTTCTGTTGAGCAATTCATTCATTTGGATGGAGGCAAGTTAGACTCTGATCCCACCATTGAACAAGACCTCGGGGCTCTTCTTTTGGAAGGGATTCTCCGGCTGAAGAACAGCTTCCTTCCCAGAATGGACTTGCCAGTGATCAACAAGAAAACCGACACCCTCAAGCAGGCCATGAAAAATATGGCCGAGACAAAGAGCAACTTCAGCTTTCTAGTTGATGAACGGCAGCAAGCAACGGGAGTTCTAACATTAAGAGAGATAATTGTTCAATTTGCTCCGCCATGTGTGGATTCAAGAATCAATGGGGTTGGCTTCTTCGAATCTGCTCTGGAACAGAGTGGGTGTCATGTTGAAGGTGGGAGTATAGTTTGTAATCACTGATTCTTCCTTTGCTCACAATACTCAAGTACCAATTTATCATTCCTGGGGAGGCTACTTtgtattttcttgtattttttttcctGTTTTGTGAACTCAATTTCTCCCCATAGAAAACAGTGTGAGGAGAATTATTTATGCCATCTTTGTAATACTTCTGTTCTTGTATAAACGCATAATGGATTGAGATGGTAATTTATTTTCACCGCCGGTATGGCCCTTTGTTTTCTATTGCAAAAAAGTTAAACACTAATCTATGTTTGAagaagttttgaatttaaatttatattaaatttagataaaatataatataaaattatattaaaatttgtttaaataatGAGGAAAATTGAGATGCTGAGAACCTATATCAATACATCCCCTGCATTAAGTAGGATTTACCCTACTCACTAGCATTGGAGGATTTTTCCTGCACTCGTTGCTCTAACTTGTGCAAGTACCAAGCTGCTCTAGAAGAATCAAAAGTAGATCCTTCGAGGTCATTGCCTTCCGCATGTGTGTTGGAACTATTTTTCACACTATCGTACCATATGTGggaatataatgaaaaataaatttctttcaaatttttcatTCATTTTTAACCAAAACCTTGATCAAAACAATTGTGAATATAAAAGTCTCAAGCCAAGCCCATCCGATTGTTGCAAACTGGGAGGCAGATGGCTTCTGGGTTTTTCACCCACAATGGCAAAAGCAAATAGAGCTCCTCTCAAGGACTGGCAATGCATTCCCGAAGTGTCCATTATGGCCTTGGCTTGGCTTCACAGTTTTGGATTCACTACCTTGAGGGCTGGCCTTTTGGGCGTTGCCCATCCACATCTACTCATTGTTCATTTTTCTAGTACTCAAGTCGCTCTTCGGGGTTTTCGACCTTATTGCAAaccaataaataaatgaaaaaataaaatgtgcaTATTTCTCCAGTAAACCAGACAGAATGTAGCTTGTTTTATTCGCATACCATGAATCACAAATGTAAAGTTCAGCAGATGACAAAACTTCAGCAACTATAAATTCTAGCACTGGagcagaaacaaaaaaaaaaaatgagagagagagagagagaagagggcgagttttaaactttaaatatacAAGGGATCATTAAGAAAATATAAGCAAAAGGTTTGCTCTCTAACTTTGAAGTTACATCTATAAACCCATAGGAAACTAGTAGTGCAAACTCACCTCAAGGGGGATAATTTAAGAAAAAAGCTTCTCTCACATCCTTCAATCACATCTTTAGGACCCATGTTTTACCAGGTCTTCATGCTTGATTAAATATTATTAGCATCCATAAGCTCACATTCTTCTaataagtaaaaattaaaaaggtcTACATGGATTGGACAGGTCTAAGTCTCCAATCATCTTGATATTTGGCAAGCATGATTTGGTATCAAAGGACCCTCAATCCAACAATGTGATTGACAAATACAAATCCTACAAAGAAGTTATCAAGAGGTCCAAGACAATTACCATCCAGTCATGCAATAAGTGTAAAAAAATTGTGGTTGCAGTTAGCAAGTCATACACGAGCAAAtgtacacatgcatgcatgcgcACACATGCAACACTTACTAGAGAATTGCAAGAACATCCAATTCTCTACAACGAAATAAATTTAAGTCTTTAAATGGGCAACCAAAAAACACAATGTACCCACATTCTCTATCTACCAATCTCCAATTTCATCATGAGCCAATATATAGTGTGTGCTAGCTCCAGCATAAACTCCATAAGGTATTGGACATGCACCATCTCTAATTTTAAACTATGTGACTCATATCTTGTTCATTTCTAGTTTTCTGTTTGCAAGTTTAAATGTTGAATTCCCTTCTAGCCATTAGTGTTatattgaatttataaaaaaaaaaaaaaaggagcagATCTGCATCATGATAGAGTGCTTCTAAGCTCGCCAAATGAAGTGGCAGCAGTTAAGGTGGCCCTGATGCTACCAAAGTGGCCACCTTCACAAACAATGCCTGTAAGGATATTCTCCATCAAATGGCTAAAGCAAAACACAGGTATTCTTCAAgagaattttttaaaagaaaatggaaaaaaaaaaaaaaaggaaaatcacAATATGATTACAGGTAAATACATACCACTGGAACATTTAGGCTTCCAAACTCTCAGACACTGCTCCCCAATTGGATGGGGAAAGGACAGCAAGAATGGAGAGCATTTTCAAAGCTCCAGACGCTGCCCTCATTACTTCTCTTGAAGCCCTCAAAAACCAGCACACTGATTTCTACTTGTTGCCAGCTtgaatcatatcatataaattatctCAAAAGCCCTCCGTATTCCAAACTACAGAAGATCCTCTTTTCCTGAACTCAAATCGACAAAAACCACTCATAGCCTTCCCCATCAGTGCCATAGCTTCAGTGCTTGGATACTGCTCCATTTGGTACTCATTCAAAACTGCCTTTGAGCTTTGAGGCTCACAAATCACCATTGCCTGAGGCTTCTTCTTTGGCATCACAAATTGATTATGACACCAATGCTGAATCCAAGAATGTGAAAGGGTTATCTCTCGATCTTTCTTTATTAAGACCATGGAAGCAGACTCATCTTTACTCGAAAACATTGGAGTCTGATCCTGTGTCATCGGCTCTTTACCACAGCGTTTACCCATACTGGGTTCTGAGTCAGTTCTGGTTCTTTTCATGATTTTGTTTAAGAACTTGTTTGCCTTCTCATGGGATGAGATATCTTCTATTTTTGAGCTCTTAGTACCATGACCAAAAGAATCAATTGCACTCAGTTTCAGACGCTTTACCCATATGCTGCTTAGTTCTGGTTCTTGAGCACCATCTGGACAACGACTCAACTTTGAATCTGTATGCTGCTCAGTTTGAGAAATAAGATGTTCCACATCCAAGCTCTGGGTTCTTGAGATGCTTGGCTCCCCCTCATCCATTGGGCTTGTGGCACCTGGAACAGCAGGAACCTCTTGGTTTATATCAAGTATATCCTTGTTTGGCGTTGTATCTCCAACTTCTTCTCTAGCTGAATCAACTGTAGCTTGAGATGATGTTGTATTCTGGTTCCCCATGAAGCCCTGgaaataaaaaaatgttaaaaagaaaaaattatttgataactAAGAAGATGGCTTCTCATTGATAAAAATGTGTTCTTCCAGGCTGTAGAATTTGCTGATTCAATCCTAACTCAAAATTATCAGCAGATCTACAGTGATTATTTGGAAAGAGACCGTGAATACATGGTCCAGAAAGTCATACGtgttattttgaataataataataataataataattcctcCCCACTCCACTCCTTACCTTCTTTtttccaaaaaccaaaaaaaaaatacaaatttcttATCAAACTACTTATTTTTTAAAGGCAGTATCTTCGTAAGAGAATAAGACATTAGAATCTTATTTCCTCTATTGATCTCCAGTAAAATTTCATAGTAGAACAAAATAGGGATCCAAACAAAACCATCACAGGGCAAGTTTTTCATTATTTATGCCAAGCTTTCCATACCTTAACAGTCTGACGCTGACATAAATTGAGTTTTAGTGTTGACCAATGTACTTAAGACCACATACACCATAAAAGGGCACTGATAGATGATTAGCTTAAAGATGCCTATCTGCAAACACCTAGCTTTCACATGAAGATCTAATAGCAAGGGGATGCTTGGAATTCATTCTGCTGGTTAATGAAAAAAATGAACTTTTTACTGATCACCGAGGAAAAACTTGGCAAGTCCAAAGGTCACTTAACTACAAACAAATGCATGAGCATGCACACTCCCATGCTTAACTGCAAAGAATGTGAACACTTATGGTGGGTGGAGAAGAATCTGTTTAACAAAAGCAAAACTATGATTCAGTATCTAAATCCCCAAATAACCTTTGGTAGAACCCAACTTGTCAATACCATTGTTGAATGGATGGCTCTTGTCCCCATTATGCATGCTATTTTGGGTTGATCGAATATTGTAGCCAGCATAACCATAAACCCATAAATCATCATTTTTTCTTATAAAAAGGATAAGTACAACCCTAATTTGGAAAAGGCTGAGACAGGTTACAGAGATTGATCTTCTATCATGTTGAGATTGAGCATGCATTATAAGGAGAAATACACTATCAGAGCCATCCCCAATGTTTATGAAAAAGATAGAGAGCTCCTAACCATTCAGGAAAATTACAGTGACCCTGCCGTCAAGAAAACCAAAGTCAACAGATTTTGTTATTTTGATGTCCTTGCCCCCTATTAATTTAactttttttcaaaagaaaaaagaattccAGAGAAAGTAGAGAAGCAACCGCCACCATGTACCTCTTCGCTGCTAAAGTCTTTCATGACTTCTTCAAGCTTCCTGTCAAAACCATATTATGCTCCCCACTGTCATCATCCCATTGTCATCATCTTTTGTCATTATCATCACCAAACAAAACATCAATAAATGCAACCTTCAACCAAATCATTGCCAGCCACGAATTCCAGGGACCATGGAGGTATTGAAGCCAAAATGATAGTGCATCCATGATGTAGGAGTGCGACAGAAACTTACAAATATGGAGATTGAGAGAATAATGGGAAAgtagaaagaagagaagaagagaaaggaaagaagaacaagaggagaagaaagaagaaagaaaagggcTGACTAGACAGCAGCGGACAGAACACAAAAGGGAAAAACAGGGGAGATTTTAGTATGTTAAGAACCGAAGAGAGAGGCCAGCACACAGGACAGAGAgggaggaggagaagaaggaagaaggagaagaggggATTTACTTTTGTTAGTAGGTGGATTCTGATCATAGAAGGGATGAATGAatgaagaaaagagaaaagagagagcagaataaaaatattgtttaaaaagTTTAACGAGGTTTTATGAGGTGATCGGAGCAAAATACCAATTTAGCATAGCAAAGGGGTCCTCAAAGTTATTCAATAGGGAGTCCCCTTGTTTGTCCAAGGAACTAAAGGAGTACTTTGTAACACCAAAAGAATTATGGAGGGCCAATGGAAGTTATTGTAACCTCCCACACAAATACCATAACCcccaatccttttttttttttttttgcggcaTTTATAAAAGGAAGCCACTACAAAGGAAGGTCAGGGGTTAACCAATTAGATCGGGATTACAAACATATAGTTACAATTACCTATACTCCGTCCTAGCTCTAAGTGAGAATAGGAGAGGTCAGCAGCAACCAAGGGGTCTCCCAAGCCACTTTATTTCTTCGGTTTGCAAGATATTGTCTAGGCGTCAGTGGAACAAAAACTTGAGCAAGATTTCGCATCAAAACAGATTGGTGCACCAGGTAGAGGAAGAGGTGCTTCCCAAATACCATAGTGATCACCTCATAAGAAGGGACTAGGCTTATTTCACGGGCGGGCTTAGGCCACTTTTCTTGAAGCAAGATTTTGAGGAAGAAGGACCTGATGAATAACAGTTATCACCGTTAATTCGTCAATTTTCCAGCACCCTATGTTTGAAGAAAAATAGCAGTGACTTTGAGAAACTTGCCTAACCAGCCATCTCAGCACAATCATTGGTGACTACTAttaagattttgattaaatgaatgacctaacttgaagataggtctctccctctatttatagtaCAAATCAAGTCATTCTAATAACCATAATACCTTTACCttactctcactaattaacatactagaacacttaataataatacataaaatgacttaaaataacTTTAACAGCCCCCTTAAGTTGAGCAAATCATTCCATATTACTCCTAGCTTGTTACTCAAATATAAAATTTAACAGGAGCACCCCCCTCCCCCACAAAGCTTTGGCAAAAAAAACAGCAAGTTGCATACCAGGCTTCACATAAGTGGTAGTAATAAGCTTCTGCACAAGGGTACCTgaataaaatgacaatcaacttcaatggtTTCGTTAGACAAATAAAAAACCAGGTTGGAGGCAATACAAAGAAGCATGATTAgacacacatcaactccataggctgagaatggGGAGACTcaattctttcaacatgttcttcaatcaaacaagttcacaagtagtgtgagtcATTAGCTCTATGCTCTGATTCAGCACCGTGACCTAGCAACGCAGTTGTTTCTACTCTTCAATAAACCAAATTGCCGCCAACCAAGATACAATTCTTGAGTGTGGATCTGCGGTTAGAAGCGAACCCACCCATCTGCCATCTGTATATCtttgaatataagtgtgacctaCATTCAATATAAAAAGAACTCTCCTAGGTCAACCTGTGAGATATATTAAGAGGCGAATTACTGCGTCCAGTGAATTGTACTCGAAGAATTTAGAAATTGACTGCAAATACTTGTTTGCAAAAGATACACCCGACCCTCCTaagtgactatgagataattcaacttccAACAAGTCTATGATATTGTCAGGACTAGGAATCCGACACTAACTTGCAAACTAAATCCATGAGAGTATCAGCCGATTTGGATCAATAATTTAGTTTCATCCAAtaaatcaagaacatacttcctttttgaCATAAATTAGTTatacgagatctagatacttctataccagAAGTATTTCCATAGACCCAAATCTTGGTTTGAAACTACATGGTAGAACAAAGTTTTGAGACTCTAAATATCTTTATCATCAATCACATGTAATAACACTATCTCACATACACAAGAAGGAGGATTTCCCCCCTACTAatgaagtatgacaataaaaacataaaatggTCCAATGCACACCACGAGATCCAAACTCAAGTACTTACAACATGAATAGACCCAACCATGCTCTAGGGAGAAGACTCTTTTCACCATATTGTTGGTCTCTGATGCTGACACACCAAGCATGGATTCACCTTTACGCGCAAGAAGGATCTTCAATAACTGATgcagaggccaatgacaagtaagTAGCCAACAGAAGATGAACAAAAGTACAATGTAAGTTTGGGCAACCGAAGAAAACAGTGTTTGAATAATACAAACCATACATATGGTTTACTCATTAGCAAATAGACCGTTGTCTCAGACGAGCCACAAAAACCATTAGGTTGACTGTCACAATGTATACCCAACGACAAATAGTCACATACGTGTCAAGAAGAAAGATTACCAAGTACCAAGTACCATTGTCCTAATAAAGCATTCATTCTTCACCATGGCACTCCTCACCCAGAGTGGTGCTAGGATCGAAACAGATTTAGGGAAACGCCAGTAAATGATAGAGccataacaaaacaataataggagggtgataagaagtcatagcaaacatagttggaaataaAATGTTGGGTGCATGTGTGTATACCTTTCCGGACAGCAATAGGAGGATATACATCATGGAAAATATGATCATCAGACGAGGAAACTAAAAGCATGATAGTAGAAGCTAAGGGGTACTCTCCTCCTTGGAGCCGATGTTGTGAATACACCTCCAAATTAGGACAATCGAGACTATGAGAAGGGCTCGAACTATATGGCGACACAGGTGTTTGATTGGGCAAGGACAGCAAACTAGAATTTGGAAGATTAGACAAAGGAAGACACTTACTGAGATCAGAAGCACTCAGAGactaggtgtagtaaggtgtagtaaggtgtagacttaAAGAAGGTAACTTTGCAAAAACAAAGAAGTGATGCAGTGTAGggctataacaacgatatcccttttgagtatatt
This region includes:
- the LOC131149358 gene encoding SNF1-related protein kinase regulatory subunit gamma-1-like, encoding MSLRQIEEVMKDSGGRVGDKKDNLISKLHDDDSGNPAGAGKTDSSSALQLFLNHIPISSIPGIRNPPVLELKTGDSLRDAIRLLYEKNVSGAPIADVVVDPNAAARRFSDRYIGFIDFASMLLWSLERSEKDQINTEGDGDDNEASSSGIFSMLEQNPHIGQTKVGELAKSFLWDPFLPVNLDDTLFHVLLLLSKHRLKVVPVIEQSDSQVIGFVTQNAVIQLLLQSSGLEWFDNIANKALTEFRLENEDRVPQAFEDQSIAEALHILWESQISAVAVVNRETNRLTGCVRSSDVHLLLDNGHLFHNRKSISVEQFIHLDGGKLDSDPTIEQDLGALLLEGILRLKNSFLPRMDLPVINKKTDTLKQAMKNMAETKSNFSFLVDERQQATGVLTLREIIVQFAPPCVDSRINGVGFFESALEQSGCHVEGGSIVCNH
- the LOC131148835 gene encoding F-box protein At2g16365-like; its protein translation is MNRQLKLIPWTWMLFRTRTIFLGFMGNQNTTSSQATVDSAREEVGDTTPNKDILDINQEVPAVPGATSPMDEGEPSISRTQSLDVEHLISQTEQHTDSKLSRCPDGAQEPELSSIWVKRLKLSAIDSFGHGTKSSKIEDISSHEKANKFLNKIMKRTRTDSEPSMGKRCGKEPMTQDQTPMFSSKDESASMVLIKKDREITLSHSWIQHWCHNQFVMPKKKPQAMVICEPQSSKAVLNEYQMEQYPSTEAMALMGKAMSGFCRFEFRKRGSSVVWNTEGF